AAGAATTGTTTCAATCAATTAAAAAAATAATTAAGAATGCTGTATTATTTATTCGAATATTTAGAAAGTCAATTTAGTTTTCCAGGAGCTAGTGTGTTTCAATTTATCACATTTAGAGCAGCTGCAGCATTTATTTTGTCTTTATTGATTTCTTCAATTTTTGGTAAGAGAATCATTAGTTTTTTACAAAGACAGCAAGTAGGTGAGTCTATTAGAGATTTAGGATTGGAAGGACAAATTCAAAAAGCTGGAACTCCTACAATGGGTGGAGTTATTATCATTTTAGCAACTTTGATTCCTGCTTTATTATTAGCGAAATTAGACAACGTTTATATAATCCTTTTAGTGATTACAACACTTTGGATGGGGTTAATTGGTTTTATAGACGATTACATAAAAGTATTCAAAAAAGACAAAGGAGGTTTAAGCGGTAAGTTTAAAGTTTTAGGTCAAGTTGGTTTAGGAATCATTGTAGGTTCTATGCTTTATTTTAATGATGGAGTTACTATAAAAGAACAATTACCAGTTGAGCAGCAAATAATAAATAAAGAAGGAAGAAGAATCGTTTTTGGTGATGCTCATAAGTCTACAAAAACAACCGTTCCGTTTTTTAAGAATAATGAATTAGACTACTCAAAAGCTTTCAGTTTTTTAGGAGATGGATATGAGAAGTATGGGTGGATCGTTTTTATTTTTATTACTGTCTTTATTGTAACGGGAGTTTCAAATGGAGCGAATTTAACTGATGGGATAGATGGTTTAGCAGCAGGTTCTTCAGCAATTATTGTAATAACACTAGCGCTTTTTGCGTGGGTTTCTGGTAATATTATTTTCGCTGATTATTTAGACGTAATGTATATACCAGATTCTGGAGAAATGACCGTTTTTATTCTTGCGTTTGCAGGAGCTTTAATTGGTTTTCTTTGGTACAATACGTATCCAGCACAAGTTTTTATGGGTGATACTGGTAGTTTAACAATTGGTGGAATTATAGCAGTTATTGCAATTGCAATTCGTAAAGAATTATTGCTTCCAATTTTAGCAGGAATCTTTGTAGTAGAAAATCTTTCAGTAATCATGCAAGTGTCTTGGTTTAAGTATACCAAAAAGAAATTTGGAGAAGGAAGAAGAGTTTTTAGAATGGCGCCTTTGCATCACCATTATCAAAAATTAAGCTATCACGAAAGTAAAATTGTAGTCCGATTTTGGATTGTAGGAATTATGTTGGCAGTATTGGCAATAGTTACTTTGAAATTGAGATAATAAAATGTCCATCTTAATCTTCCCGAAGGGAAGAGTTTGGCAAGTTTGTGAAGAAATAAAATTAAAAAATGAATAACCAAGATAAATATAAGAGTGAGAAAAAGTCCTCCTTTGGAGGATTTAGGAGGCTTGTAATTCTTGGTGGCGGAGAAAGTGGTGTTGGTGCAGCGCTTTTAGGAAAGCAAAAAGGATATGAAGTCTTTGTATCGGACAAAGGTGAAATATCAAAAAAATATAAAGAAGTTCTTTTACATAATAAGATTGAATTTGAGGAGAAAAATCATTCAGAAAGCAAAATTTTAAATGCTGATGTAGTGGTTAAAAGCCCTGGAATTCCTGATACAGTTCCATTAATTTTAAAGTTGAAGGAAAATTCAATTCCTGTTATTTCAGAAATTGAATTTGCAGCACAATTTACAAATGCTAAAATTATTGGAATTACAGGTTCGAATGGTAAAACGACTACAACATTATTATTGCATCATATTTTAAAGAAAGCAGGTTTTAATGTTGGAATAGCAGGGAATATTGGAGATAGTTTTGCGCAACAAGTAGCAGAACAATCGTATGAAAATTATGTGTTGGAGTTGAGTAGTTTTCAGTTAGATGGAATTGAAGAGTTTAATAGCCATATTGCAATTTTAACCAATATTTCACCAGATCATTTAGATCGATATGAGTACGATTTTGATAAGTATGTAGAATCAAAATTTAGAATAACAAAGAATCAAAAGGAAACTGATTATTTAATTTATGATGCAGATGATGAAGCAATCAATAATTGGTTAAAAAAGAATAAAACAAAAGCAAAATTAGTTCCATTTTCAATTGAACAAGAATTAGAATACGGAGCTTATTTGAAAGATAATAATATTATGATCAACATAAATAAAGAAAAACTTACTATGCCATTATCAACTTTATCAGTTAAAGGAAAACATAATACTAAAAATGCTATGGCAGCAACAATGGCTGCACAATTATTAAAAGCAAGAAGGCAAGTTATAAAAGAAAGTTTAGAAGATTTTGAGGGTGCGGAGCATCGTTTAGAAAAAGTAGCTAAAATTAGAGATGTAGAATATATAAACGATTCTAAAGCAACCAACGTTAATGCAACTTATTATGCATTAGAATGTATGGAAAAAACTACCGTTTGGA
The window above is part of the Polaribacter sp. SA4-12 genome. Proteins encoded here:
- the mraY gene encoding phospho-N-acetylmuramoyl-pentapeptide-transferase, which codes for MLYYLFEYLESQFSFPGASVFQFITFRAAAAFILSLLISSIFGKRIISFLQRQQVGESIRDLGLEGQIQKAGTPTMGGVIIILATLIPALLLAKLDNVYIILLVITTLWMGLIGFIDDYIKVFKKDKGGLSGKFKVLGQVGLGIIVGSMLYFNDGVTIKEQLPVEQQIINKEGRRIVFGDAHKSTKTTVPFFKNNELDYSKAFSFLGDGYEKYGWIVFIFITVFIVTGVSNGANLTDGIDGLAAGSSAIIVITLALFAWVSGNIIFADYLDVMYIPDSGEMTVFILAFAGALIGFLWYNTYPAQVFMGDTGSLTIGGIIAVIAIAIRKELLLPILAGIFVVENLSVIMQVSWFKYTKKKFGEGRRVFRMAPLHHHYQKLSYHESKIVVRFWIVGIMLAVLAIVTLKLR
- the murD gene encoding UDP-N-acetylmuramoyl-L-alanine--D-glutamate ligase yields the protein MNNQDKYKSEKKSSFGGFRRLVILGGGESGVGAALLGKQKGYEVFVSDKGEISKKYKEVLLHNKIEFEEKNHSESKILNADVVVKSPGIPDTVPLILKLKENSIPVISEIEFAAQFTNAKIIGITGSNGKTTTTLLLHHILKKAGFNVGIAGNIGDSFAQQVAEQSYENYVLELSSFQLDGIEEFNSHIAILTNISPDHLDRYEYDFDKYVESKFRITKNQKETDYLIYDADDEAINNWLKKNKTKAKLVPFSIEQELEYGAYLKDNNIMININKEKLTMPLSTLSVKGKHNTKNAMAATMAAQLLKARRQVIKESLEDFEGAEHRLEKVAKIRDVEYINDSKATNVNATYYALECMEKTTVWIVGGVDKGNDYNDLLPLVREKVKAIVCLGLDNDKIKETFGNVVDIIVETAGAEEAVKVSHKLAERGETVLLSPCCASFDLFENYEDRGRQFKKAVRNL